ATTTTATGAAACTTAACTTTTGTTCGCTATAAAAAAATTGAGGGGTTTGCGGAAATATACATTCGTTACATTTTCTTGACAAATTGCATAGGTATAACAAATAGAACTACTCACCACTTCCCTTTTGTTGATTGAACTTTTTAAGAAACATTTTTCGGATTCAGAAAGTTCACTGACCTCGTTAGATACACTTCTAGTCTTGCGATTTTTGACTGATTTCTTTATATccataataacatttatttttacttgaaataatGCTAACTAGCCACtcgattaaaaattaagtttGAGCCTCAAACCAGTTAAAAATgtgcatattaatattttgtatcaccgaccagaaaattttgtaattgtttaccattgatttattaagttAATAAATCATTTGTTGTTTACCTAAAACCCGTATGTAAAAGTACTCTTTATCTGTGTCGTGTCATGTGTGCCCTTTGTGCCCATGTGTGcctaaaacgtagtgattatttaCTCTTTCTCTTTGTTAATGTCCGGACCAAAGAATTTGGAAATACCGGACACTCTCCGGATTACTGTctgcaccgaccagaaaaaaaactGGGTCTgtgtcgtagatagagtaacaaaggtagatacaggaacgtttgctttctcattcaccctaaaaagagagcacagataaagttactaatgtgataaacagagacgcaactaacctattttttgtcccttatcgtgtaactggtttttttcaagaatacatacaaggaatgcaactttagttgcaaaacaaactttgagaattcgtggcgtaattgtatttctcattagttatttacttgttttcacataaaaaacgtttaatacaaataggtattgttgatcggttaatacaaatattgactactaaacaatggtaatcattgtcgtgttattcatcgttacgtcgtgctatcgctatctcttccgcggttacacagtacttcaatctacctttattactctatctatacGATGAAAAGTTATAGTaggtttttcttttaatattaatttcttttaataaagtttattaCTCTGTCTACGGGTGGTCTACGGTCTGACTGCTCGTGGACTGCTCTGGCCTGTGGCTCTGGCACCATAATGCCAATTACAAATCTTACGACAGATCTGTGAATCTTAAGGTGAATCTTATCAATGTTCTGAGTACTCTGTGCTGGCACCTGGCAATCAAGTGGCAATCTTGCCTGTTGAAATGACGTGTGACAACATTGATTATATACGAGCACGAGGCTACATTTGATTGGTCGTTTTATACCAAAATATTGatagaataaaatatgtctTATAGTATTAACTTTAAAGTcttgaatattaaaaattgtaatcaGAAATGTAACCTTATGTAACGCATGAAAACTGCAACCAATGAAAGCTGGACGAATTGTCTTTTTAGAATTGTCAAAACACGTAATGTCAAAAGAGAAAAACTCGAATGGGAATCATGTAAATGTATCGCGGATTTTTGATACTCAAAGCGTGAATTTAATAATTCATAGATAAATAGTTCCTATGGTTCCTAGGAAAAGTAATTCAAAATGTTAATCGATTCGGCGTATGTGTGTTTAGCGTTCTTTTGCTCTTCAGTACTATTAGTTCTCGCTGGTCGGGATTATTATCAAATTCTTGGTGTGTCACGTTCAGCTAGCACGAATGAAATCAAGAAAGCTTACAGAAAGTTAGCAAAGGAATTGCATCCGGACAAGAATCAAGATGATCCAGATGCATCTCAAAAGTTCCAAGACCTCGGCGCGGCGTACGAAGCTCTGGCGGACTCCGAGAAGAGAGAACTCTACGACAGGTGCGGCGAAGAATGTCTTAAGAAAGATGGCATGATGAACAATAATGATCCTTTCGCGAGTTTCTTCGGTGACTTTGGCTTCCAGTTTGGTGGCGAGCCGCAACATCACGAGACCCCACGAGGGGCGGATATCGTTATGGAAATCACTGTCTCTTTAGAAGAACTGTATAATGGAAACTTTATTGAAGTGAGTTCAATTGATAAAATTAGTTCCTTCTATTTTCAAGTTTTTCATAAATAGGCCCCGTTATCATATAAAAGACAAGATGACAGTGATAACTGATGACACACATAAACTTAAGGAAAATTATGACAAGCTTTAAAAATATggaaatcaacaaaaaaatattatagcaaAACCACAAGTGCCACCGACAGGCATTATACCAACattgctaaaatatttttatacaaaataacatTGGATTCCAAGGAATACCATCTTGACTTTTTCAAATTGATTGAACCCAGTACTTAAAGAGCCATAGAGAATAAGAACCACCCACAAACTTTCGGATTGTTGTCCATCTCTTTATACTTTTTGTGATCTtaataaaatgcacataattaTGGTGAAAATTTGATTAAAATCTGTAATAGACtgattttatactatgtagtatgtactaaGAAAGTGGAGagaacctagtggttaagatgtcagtCATCTAGTTGGGAGGTCCAGAGTTAAATTCCAGACATGCACCTTTtactttttggagctatgtgcattttaagtaattaatattatttgtttgctttaatggtgaaagaaaacattgtgaggaaacctgcactcctgagagttctccataatgttttcaaaggtgtgtgatttCTGCCAATCCCTACTTGGCCaaccccttcttattctgaagaGACCTATGATTATGATAATACTATGTGGTGACTACTAAATACTCTTAAAATATCTTCATATCTATAAAAAAcggaatataatatgtatgttttaatagatttaaataTGAATTTACTAGATAACACGCAACAAACCAGTCATCAAACCAGCACCAGGCACTCGCAAATGCAACTGCAGGCAAGAGATGGTGACCAGGAACCTGGGGCCCGGCCGCTTCCAGATGATGCAGCAAACTGTGTGTGACGAGTGCCCTAATGTTAAACTAGTCAATGAAGAAAGGCTGCTTGAGATAGAGGTATGTATTAATGATAAAAAGCTTATTTCATGgtttaactacatattataatgtagataaccCATCCCATCCCTTCCCGTCATACCTGTGACCAATTGGGTCGAAATGTCAACAAATAATATGAGGTACTAtatgatgtccgcaacttcttCTGCGaagattcaggttttttaaattctttggaATCTTTTTTCtgacataaaaagtagcctatgtctatccctaggatgtaagctacctctgtaccaaatttcatcaaaagtggttgaacggttgggcagtgaaaagctagcagacagacacacttttgcatttataatattagtaaggaagtATGGATGTATTACACAGAAATGTAAATACTTAGTTTCATCATCTCGTTGATCTGTCTGTTCTTGTATGTCTCACAGCCATGTATATGTTAATAATCCACTggacacaaaattaaattccaGTGTTGAAATGTATATACATTCAAAAAGAAATGCAGATATCAAGTAAGTATCATAATTGTTAACAAAAATGGTTATAGTTCATACCAAGAcaagttttatcaaaattgtttttaaaatacagCTTTTGCGACTTGTGATATAATTTTATCTTAATTATTTATGATGGTCATAACTCATAAAATTGTCGTTACTGTACTTTGTTAATGCTGAAATCTTCCTTCATAGATAcagttataaaaattataaagagacaattttttactttgttctTTTGGAAGttatctattttaaattatacttttaGGGGCTTGAGATTTTTCAAACATTTTAAATAACGGAGAATTCAAGCTATCCCTATGGGCGTGTCAAATTCTATCAAGCTCAGTTCAGTAATTAAGAGGCAATAAACAGACACAAATTATTCTAGGTTGAAGTTGGTGCTCCAGACAACCATAAGTCTAGATTAAGAGGGGAAGGTGAACCCCATATGGACGGAGACCCGGGCGACTTGGTGTTTGTGTTCAAAACTGAGAGACACCCACAATACACACGACGAGGAGATGATTTATACACAAATGTTACAATTTCATTACAGGTTAGTTCTTATCATATGAAAACTCTAGTCatgataaaaaaaccggccaagtgcgagtcaggctcgcgcaatgagggatccgtactacagtcgtattttttcgacattttgcacgataatccaaaaactatgatgcataaaaataaataaaaatctgttttagaatgtacaagggaagacctttcatatgataccccacttgatatagtcactcacttcgaaagttgaaaatactaattacaattttttttgtatgatgtaaccacaaatttacggttttcagatttaacgtctgctataagacctacctacctgctaaatttcatgattctaggtcaacattctgtgaaaatttctaacTAAACTATCTACCTTTATcgcggttcacgagatactgtatgttgacagacagatagacagacggacggacggacagtggtgTCTTAGTAAAAGAGTCCCGTCCACGCCcttcgggcacggaacccttaaaattgtcaacatgaaaaaaatgtcCGCAGGATGCATTGGCTGGGTTCACCCTGGAACTGGTTCATTTGGACGGACACAAGGTGTCGGTCTCTCGCGACAAGGTGACGTGGGCGGGCGCGCGCGTGCGCAAGAAGGGCGAGGGCATGCCCAACTTTGAGAACAACAACCTGCACGGAAACCTCTATGTCACTTTTGACATTGAGTTCCCCAAGAAAGACTTCAGCGATGATGAGAAAGAAGGTAAGGAAGGACTATTTTTGAACTACTTTTAAAGGCTCATCTCTATGGccctttaaaattaaattagggGTGTGTGTTTAATACTGCcatacccttccaggttaacccgcttccatcttagactgcatcatcacttaccaccagatgagattgcagtcaagggctaacttgtatctaaataaataacaaataaaaatcgtcAATAAACATGTGCCACCAACTTATCTGTACAGGTGGGCAAAATTGGAACTAGAGCCGCGTCAGCCTAAAGGCACTTCAAGGCCGTGATAGCGGAATGCAGGTTTAAtccctgccggttccgcaatcaTACTATACTAtgtattactataataataagtgcgaaagtgtgtgtgaaAATCATTAgtcaaagttcccacggtacCCACGTTAAAAACCTACAGTATGAGGCAGAAAGTAAAGTGCATgacaatgacatttcggctttgtagagcgttgtctctgtcactcatacctttatgacgttttgtcggtctcaacgacagagacaatgctctacaaatccgctatctccttctaaaggtcgatgtacagtgcgacaaggctcttttggcacttgaatgacattgacaggggggcgctgttagagaataaagacaaaaattcaaacaagaacaaaggggacacttgatggcagcgttagttccgattttcgccacacgccaagatagccttgtcacactgtataTTATTTTCACCCCTACTGTACTTATTTTTGACTTTTGCATAAATcaaccaataaataattatgaaagTAGTTTCTACATGAGTATTTATCTATATCtctaaaaactgtttttttttgttccagcattgaaaaaaatattacaacagTCACCAAATAATAAAGTATACAATGGACTATAGTATATAGCGACTgccagtttatttatttaagtagtgAAATGAGTGTGATTGtgtataaaatttatgtttGGGAATTAATCGAGTTGCTTGTGACATGAATATCataatatttgtaataaaatgcacatacatacatacatagtgattttttgtaaaatttatatTGATCATGCGAATAAGCCATAGAATAAAACAAATGTTTTGTTTAATTTGAACATTCATATAATTTGAAGTAATTCTGTGATCTTATAATAAAGGAACAGCCTTTCAATAAttactagtaataaatatttttctctttTCGTTTATAAAATCTTTACTAACAATTATAATCTAATAATGTAAAGTATATAacacaaattataatataatactacactaaaaaatataggtatttcaTGGCATTGATTGTATGTtataatcaatttaaatatcactaCAATATCATTATTTGTAACAtgtttttttcattatattctAGACAGGGTTGCAAAACCATTTAGTTTAAAAGGGCTcaaacatttttgtatggaacttGGCATAAATTCGAAACaaggtttttcaaaatggcggacttGTATGCCAACTAGGTCTAATGAATGCCCTTTGTAAAGtcataattatttgtttttcaaatataataggtataggtaactcGTTAAACATTGCTTATGCCtaaaatattgaataaacaatattttttattcctttttataaatagaaatattaCATTTCTAAAAATTGCATCTTAAAATTGTGTAGGTCTTTTTATCCAAGATATCCTTATTGCgtcttaataaattaattgcactttattgcgtcgtaacAGAGTCgcttttatttaaacgtctttgtgGAGTGAACTTTCTGTGCCAATAAGACGTAGTACATATTCTGTGTGATTGTACGACAAAGACGCACACGTATGagtatataaaattaatgtacaaTGTGTAATTACACACGTCCGAACTTAATCATAATATAGAAATCTGTTCATTTTCAAGATTTAAATAACCATAGATTTTGGGTGCACTCGGATTGGGGATTTCTAGTAGACATTCAATGGCACCGAAGTGTGATCGTGTTCGTGTGAACGCAGCTTAAGAGACTTGACAAGCGTCGTGCGAGTGCGACGCGTCCTCGGCGTGCGGCGCGGCCGCGGCCTGCAGCACGCTGTTGACGACGGCGCGCGCCAGGTAGCCCAGCGCcacgcccgccgccgccgcgctcaGCGTGCCCTCCGACGCTACgccgctgtcctgtctgtcctGTATCCACGACCCATAGCTTAAAATGTGTCCGTACAAAATTACTtctccattttaactttatgggtcaactgtcaaggcaaaagtacgattcacctttaaaataagaactaaaatcgtacttttggcatgacaATTGAGAATTGACActtgagaagtcattttgtacgcataataaGAACAACACGCACTAACGCTTCCTGACTAGCAGGTGATGTGATGCAACACACTAACCTTAGCGTATGTGAGCTCCGCGTCGTCCAGCAAGCGGTCGAGGTTGAGCGGCTGCTGCAGGTACAGCTCCGGGTTGCGGCGCAGGATGGTGGCCAGCACGCACAGCAGCTCCACGCACAGCTGGCGCCGCTCGGCGGACGGCACGCGCACTAGCGCCTCCTCCACTAGCAGGGCGAACGATATTTCCGAGCGCGACATGTTTACTAGTGTCGGCTGCGCGGGGATTGCGTGACCCTGTATCACAAACAAGCGTGAAGTTAGCCTGATGCCCACTGGGGTCCTGAGTGCCATCAATTACAGTATGAACGATGTCTTGCCGCTTAGGCTGCACAGAACACGCCCCATCTATTCAGGCCTTACATTTAGGTGAGAGCAAAAAAACATGACATGAAACGAAGACAATATGGAAGTCGCGCTTCGCGGCAAGGCATCGGCGCTACAGTACGGCCGTTATCGTCTGAGTCGTTTCGTCATAAACGTTAGCAACAAAAGGAATGTGTCAAATAGGTATGTGCGAAATATCCAGTTAGCTTGTTTTGCTGCCAATAGACTTCGAGCGTTGAAACAACAGCAAAGTAAAATTGATTTTATCTGCCTTGATTGAAAGCTCAAGttcgtttattaaaaaaatttaattacaaccagcgctccaagcggaaacctttaaaaaaaagactagTATGTACTGAATGCGCATATTTAAATCAAGGACCTGTAGGTCCATTTTAGTCTGAagttaaattgtaaaaaaaagatGTACAAAACACACCCATTTTCAAATCTAAAAAAAGGGCAATACATTCCACGAAAACTCCATACCTCAACAATAATTCCTTTTGGCGTTCTCAAGAGAATATCCCAAatttgcacataaaaatgttttggCACACGACACAAGCAGCCCTCCAATCTTCGCCTTTCTAAAGGcgttaatctaaaaaaaaaaacctcaacTAGTAATGAAAAATTGACTGGTCTGAATATTTATCTTTATCCTGTTGCAGATACTACTTCAGGATTCTAGTTTTGTATTTCATTTTCTGTGCATCTAAAATCGCAAATGCAAAAAAGGCActgaattaattttattcaagttttcaCCATGAGATAGTATTTTGATTAGTGTGTTTATATGACATCCGTACGGAACCCGGGCAAATCTAGATTCAGATATTATAGTACATACCCTTTTTCATCCGCCCAATCAGATACGGTAAGGACTTTTTGAAGTAACGTGCGGAGCTTATACGGAGACAAGCTCTCCAATGTGGCGTCAGCTCTCTTCTCTTCGGGAAAAAGTTCTAAGTAGATACGGATGGCCTCCAGGACCCATCCTACGCGAATTTTGAGGATACCCCGGAACATGTCAGGGTTTGTTCCGATTAGACGACCACAGTAAAGCACGACTTCCTGGAAAAAATCTTATTTATGTTCAGGCTTTAGTCTTTCTTTGCACAAAAGTACAGCACGCGGCCAAaggtgatgaacatcgatctttagaaggagatagcagatttgtaaagcactgtctcggtcgttgagaccgacaaaacgtcatatatgagtgatagagacaacgctgtacaaagctgaaatgtcattctaaaggccgatgttcatcactttcggccgcgtactgtacactttGTTTACACTTACTCAGCGCACCTGCAATAAAAAACTGTGGTAACATTTTGCCTTCACCATATTCATGTGTTCCTAGTCAAGATATTCAACTAAACTGAATCAAATTTCATCTGCAATTAAAATTGAGCCTTATGGCGTTTAATATATGGTTCGGAAACGTACCTGTTGCAACACGGCACCAATGATGTCGTAAGGCTGTATGGTGGAGTACATGACTGATTGTATCTCGCCGGGAGTCATAGGCTTGTCGAACACCGTCTCCTTGCGCCCGATCACGCCCACTGTCAGCTACAAACaacaatcagtacccatattataattgtgaaagtgtttgtttttttttttttttttaatttatttatcaccgacaacttccatacataaaagaccgcacatttaaatacatacaataaacagtatggtcgtcaattacaggtgaaactttgcttattaactaacatgcactaacttacagactaacagattaaagtatagattaatttactaacagacagacttaataacgtacagagtaacttgacagattaacagatttgtttgttggtttgtccttcaatcacgtcgcaacttgcaacgaattgacgtgattttttgcatgggtaaagtttaagacctggagagtaacataggtaactttttattccggaaaatcaaagagttcacacgggattttttaaacctaaattcatggctacgaagtcgcgggcatcggctagtaactCAATAAGTGATGACACAGTGGAGACCACCAATGTTTAAAATGTAAGACTAAGTATATGAGGGCTCagtacacttttttttaatctatagaGTAGTATTAGGCTGTAATCAAAGGTAGGCAGATGATGCAACCTTGGAGCGCTcaacattcttcttcttcttatacttTGGGGTCATGTAGGTTCTTGAATACCCTGTATCACTTCGATCGTCTCCGATACATTGTGTATTGTCTCCACTTCAGATTTCCTcatcaaatcctgtggccgccagatacagcagcacttttttGACTGGAGTAGAAGTAGCATCCTCAGGGTATACGATGTGTTTCCCTAGGTGAATGCGCTCAACATTACAAAAgtctttatttcatttcatacatAATGTTATAGTTCAATGCCGAGATGCCGGCACTTCGCGATTTGACGCA
The DNA window shown above is from Maniola hyperantus chromosome 1, iAphHyp1.2, whole genome shotgun sequence and carries:
- the shv gene encoding dnaJ homolog shv — protein: MLIDSAYVCLAFFCSSVLLVLAGRDYYQILGVSRSASTNEIKKAYRKLAKELHPDKNQDDPDASQKFQDLGAAYEALADSEKRELYDRCGEECLKKDGMMNNNDPFASFFGDFGFQFGGEPQHHETPRGADIVMEITVSLEELYNGNFIEITRNKPVIKPAPGTRKCNCRQEMVTRNLGPGRFQMMQQTVCDECPNVKLVNEERLLEIEVEVGAPDNHKSRLRGEGEPHMDGDPGDLVFVFKTERHPQYTRRGDDLYTNVTISLQDALAGFTLELVHLDGHKVSVSRDKVTWAGARVRKKGEGMPNFENNNLHGNLYVTFDIEFPKKDFSDDEKEALKKILQQSPNNKVYNGL